A genomic region of Amblyraja radiata isolate CabotCenter1 unplaced genomic scaffold, sAmbRad1.1.pri scaffold_793_ctg1, whole genome shotgun sequence contains the following coding sequences:
- the LOC116970362 gene encoding zinc finger protein 2 homolog has translation TCSGCGKGFTQSSSLLKHKLTHTGERPYTCAQCGKGFTRSSHLLIHHRTHTGERPYTCAQCGKGFTHSGNLLVHQRTHTGERPYTCAQCGKGFTRSDSLLEHQRTHTGERPYICAQCSKDFTQYSHLLIHQRTHTGERPYTCAQCGKRFATSSSLLVHQRTHTGEHAYTCAQCGKGFICSSQLLAHQRVHAGDRPVPSSVCGERFAMASHALSHQHVHTSGQPYDCPYCGESFDNSRGLRQHRRAYAGEELLPL, from the coding sequence acctgcagcggctgcggcaagggcttcacccagtccagcagcctgctgaagcacaagctcacccacaccggcgagcgcccctacacctgtgcccagtgcggtaaGGGATTCACCCGCTCCAGTCACTTGCTGATACACCACCGCACCCACACTGGAGAGcgaccctacacctgtgcccagtgtggcaagggattCACCCACTCcggcaacctgctggtgcaccagcgtacccacactggcgagcgcccctacacctgcgcccagtgcggcaagggcttcacccgctctgacagcctgctggagcaccagcgcacccacaccggcgagcgcccctacatctgcgcccagtgcagcaaggACTTCACCCAATACAGTCACCTGCTGatacaccagcgcacccacactggcgagcgcccctacacctgtgcccagtgcggcaagcgcTTCGCCAcatccagcagcctgctggtgcaccagcgcacccacaccggggagcacgcctacacctgtgcccagtgcggcaagggcttcatctgctccagccagctgctggcccaccagcgggtgcatgcTGGCGACCGTCCTGTCCCCAgctcggtgtgtggagagcgttttgccatggcctcccacgccctgtctcaccagcatgtgcacaccagtggccagccctacgactgcccgtactgtggtgagtcgtttgacaactcgcgggggttgcggcagcaccggcgggcctaCGCCGGCGa